A stretch of the Arachis stenosperma cultivar V10309 chromosome 6, arast.V10309.gnm1.PFL2, whole genome shotgun sequence genome encodes the following:
- the LOC130934418 gene encoding uncharacterized protein LOC130934418: MVDVFVVLVFHHGGNFVRGVGGKLVYQNGKEERFPEMDLDFVNFGDLVTLFKGLGYQSYKAVYWYDPSSTEFESEMNILTGDAGINAMRENQMKHPGRGEFHIYFDHPVDEPEVVEDAAQNRDTAGEVGETAEELNSSSSSDDGYESTEDVLYKLPPAGIDSDSSESDNNGGVTAGKRKRGVKGKKNVVTPIKKVVTPKKKVITARKKVVTPKKQGKKKRQFRTRVNERAEGSGNRTDARGEARDQGPDVQPDYAVGGRGEKFPEFNDEYAHGEGRFELGTRFATVERFNEVVKDSFIAEGREVKWIKNDKERVRVGCGDKECPYLVHLSYNKNLQCYQLKTYHPEHTCARDLDSNAADQHWLSKKIEKRMSTQPHMNTKEATDFLKGEFSLCPHPKMVYRAVKEAREKIQGNEKEQYKRSRDYCEEILRSNPDSSARLELMPIPDGPPIFDKLYICLDTCKQGFKDGCRPLLHLDGCFLKTYYGGWLLAAVAQDANNQFYVVAYGVVRTETKKA; the protein is encoded by the exons ATGGTTGACGTGTTTGTGGTTCTGGTCTTTCATCATGGAGGGAACTTCGTAAGAGGAGTTGGTGGAAAGTTGGTTTATCAGAATGGAAAGGAGGAGAGGTTCCCTGAGATGGACCTAGACTTTGTTAATTTCGGAGACCTAGTGACACTATTTAAGGGTTTGGGCTACCAGTCGTACAAGGCAGTATACTGGTATGATCCATCAAGCACTGAATTTGAATCCGAGATGAACATATTGACTGGGGATGCAGGGATCAACGCAATGCGAGAGAACCAAATGAAGCACCCAGGGCGAGGTGAGTTTCATATATACTTTGACCATCCTGTCGACGAGCCGGAGGTTGTTGAGGATGCTGCCCAGAACAGAGATACTGCAGGGGAGGTGGGTGAAACTGCAGAGGAACTGAATTCTTCCTCTTCATCTGATGACGGGTACGAGAGCACAGAGGACGTGTTGTACAAACTTCCACCGGCTGGAATTGATAGTGATAGCAGTGAGAGTGACAACAATGGTGGGGTCACTGCTGGGAAAAGGAAAAGAGGTGTCAAGGGTAAGAAGAATGTCGTTACACCGATCAAGAAGGTAGTCACTCCGAAAAAGAAGGTAATTACTGCAAGGAAAAAGGTAGTTACACCAAAGAAgcaagggaagaagaaaagacaATTTCGCACAAGGGTTAATGAAAGAGCGGAAGGAAGTGGGAATAGGACTGATGCACGTGGTGAAGCAAGAGATCAAGGACCTGATGTCCAGCCAGATTATGCAGTCGGGG GCAGAGGTGAAAAGTTTCCAGAGTTTAATGATGAGTATGCTCATGGTGAGGGCAGGTTTGAGCTAGGAACTAGGTTTGCCACTGTAGAAAGGTTCAATGAGGTAGTTAAAGATTCTTTCATTGCTGAGGGTCGGGAAGTGAAATGGATAAAAAATGACAAAGAGAGAGTGAGAGTGGGGTGTGGGGATAAGGAGTGCCCTTACTTGGTTCACTTATCATACAACAAAAATCTGCAGTGTTATCAATTGAAGACCTACCATCCAGAACACACTTGTGCGAGGGATTTGGACAGCAACGCTGCTGATCAACACTGGCTAAGTAAGAAGATTGAAAAGCGGATGTCCACCCAACCACACATGAATACAAAGGAGGCTACTGATTTTCTTAAAGGGGAATTTTCCCTCTGTCCCCATCCTAAAATGGTTTATAGAGCAGTGAAGGAGGCTAGGGAGAAGATCCAAGGAAATGAAAAGGAACAATACAAGAGATCCAGGGATTATTGTGAGGAAATACTGAGGAGCAATCCAGACTCATCAGCCAGGCTTGAGCTCATGCCAATTCCAGATGGCCCCCctatttttgataaattataCATTTGCCTAGATACCTGCAAACAAGGTTTCAAAGATGGATGTCGTCCCTTGTTGCATTTGGATGGGTGCTTTCTGAAAACATATTATGGTGGTTGGCTTCTAGCAGCAGTTGCTCAGGATGCCAACAACCAATTTTATGTTGTTGCCTATGGAGTGGTTAGGACTGAGACTAAGAAAGCCTGA
- the LOC130934419 gene encoding uncharacterized protein LOC130934419 produces the protein MEKLKTVNKGAWEYLNKFEPETWVKAYFSHGPKVDNLTNNMCEVFNAKIINYRCKAILTMCEEIKCYLMRRMVNHKRVLENHSGRLTPVQEKRTEKLLNLSTKWTAEWVGDNERKRFKASRKETKVDVDLIRHSCSCNRWQLTGMPCLHAFAAIRKRHDTPHDYVHPWLCMESIRRTYAHCIKPVPSPKFWVGTELSKPDPPIIKRPIGRPKVHNRQKDPAEPLMQEGKLKKSFVISYSKCGEKGHNYKTCKGAPSNPN, from the exons ATGGAGAAGTTGAAGACAGTTAACAAGGGTGCCTGGGAGTACCTCAACAAATTTGAACCTGAGACATGGGTGAAGGCTTACTTCTCCCATGGTCCAAAAGTGGATAACCTCACAAACAATATGTGTGAGGTTTTTAATGCAAAAATAATTAACTACCGCTGCAAGGCTATCCTCACCATGTGTGAAGAGATCAAATGCTATCTCATGAGGCGGATGGTAAATCATAAACGAGTCTTGGAGAATCACTCAGGGAGGCTAACACCAGTTCAGGAAAAGAGAACGGAGAAGCTGTTAAACCTAAGTACCAAGTGGACGGCTGAATGGGTTGGTGACAATGAACGAAAGAGGTTTAAGGCTTCTCGGAAAGAAACTAAGGTAGATGTGGACCTCATTAGGCACAGTTGCTCATGCAATCGATGGCAACTGACTG GCATGCCCTGCTTACATGCATTTGCTGCCATTAGGAAGAGACATGACACACCTCATGACTATGTTCACCCTTGGCTATGCATGGAGTCCATCAGGAGGACATATGCACACTGTATTAAGCCTGTTCCAAGCCCAAAATTTTGGGTTGGAACTGAGTTATCGAAGCCAGACCCACCTATTATCAAAAGGCCAATTGGACGGCCAAAGGTTCATAATAGGCAAAAGGATCCGGCTGAGCCACTCATGCAAGAAGGAAAACTAAAAAAGTCATTCGTTATATCCTATAGCAAGTGTGGTGAGAAGGGCCACAACTACAAAACATGTAAGGGAGCCCCTTCCAACCCAAACTGA